The proteins below come from a single Alligator mississippiensis isolate rAllMis1 chromosome 2, rAllMis1, whole genome shotgun sequence genomic window:
- the LOC102564767 gene encoding dispanin subfamily A member 2b — translation MEGAGQYGVPGRGAQARGYEHLKEDTELGVVLGPPVPPSYGLLPPPRDHLVWSIFNTLYMNFCCLGFFALAFSIKARDRKVLGDYSGAGSYGSTAKCLNIVALILSLLFFILIIILLATGVIALANLSNNGV, via the exons atGGAGGGCGCGGGGCAGTACGGGGTGCCGGGCCGCGGGGCCCAGGCGCGGGGCTACGAGCACCTCAAGGAGGACACGGAgctgggggtggtgctggggccGCCCGTGCCGCCGAGCTACGGGCTGCTGCCGCCGCCCCGCGACCACCTCGTCTGGTCCATCTTCAACACGCTCTACATGAACTTCTGCTGCCTCGGCTTCTTCGCGCTCGCCTTCTCCATCAAG GCAAGGGATCGCAAAGTCCTCGGTGACTACAGCGGTGCTGGCAGCTACGGCTCCACTGCCAAGTGCCTCAACATCGTGGCCCTGATCCTGAGCCTCCTGTTCTTCATCCTTATCATCATCCTTTTGGCAACGGGTGTCATTGCCTTGGCAAACTTAAGTAATAATGGAGTCtag